From Camelina sativa cultivar DH55 chromosome 7, Cs, whole genome shotgun sequence, one genomic window encodes:
- the LOC104699649 gene encoding DUF724 domain-containing protein 7-like isoform X2, with translation MLITTGRKEKLSISKGSEIEVSSCEYVTGTVWYRVMLEENLAKSKRKKLSVRHLDPLPLLKQDYSPPLIQTTVHRLIRPLPPPDPFPEVDFEEGDVIDAAYRGGWWSGSVIKVLGNRRFLVYLRFEPDVIEIERKDLRPHLVWKGDEWFRCEKQQLIGSDFSAGKSVEARTKVAHLGDVWAPAIAIKENDDGKLLVKLKASSDEKVDCDKISLPYSKIRPSPPPCGLKDYKLMENVDALIESGWCPGVVSKVLSGKSYAVILGPNKETKEFSLLQLRPSIEWKDGVWHKEEKVSDSEESSHAVEEETAASTRIRVTVRTALKEKTALATGRATRTSNAAMQNPPPASSNVEEAGRVSVTVTEVPHSETVDLPRELGSNLADVVMNENTPVTSQPEIPATTLTKPAVKTQGKTSPRKKLQAMKNQNGSPKAPEETKNKESVNKRKRGQPRKFISTDPKQKTGVAGNGLKASAIELSYMSDDNRPLASWIHGGNSSSGQSVSPTPDPGLNSVVEKHVDVVETPPASESTMALPFVKKSPLWEVLESMEVFKAVPQYPHFSPLLESEEEFREGDAIGTMVKFTALLEKVNNLQVDDPISSINRIDECFLKLEKYGFNVTTHRSRISKLLFIKESQTSALEELKAVEEKITENDNKRRKYEQDIVELQRQEVLMKEAKVALDKEIALMQSHAEVLDLKVQNVDQEFRAIVPAPWK, from the exons ATGTTGATAACTAcgggaagaaaagagaaattgtCCATTTCTAAAGGTTCTGAAATTGAGGTCTCGTCTTGCGAGTATGTTACTGGGACTGTATGGTATCGTGTCATGCTTGAAGAGAATCTAGCTAAATCGAAGCGGAAGAAGCTCTCTGTTCGTCACTTGGATCCTCTCCCTCTCCTCAAGCAAGACTACTCTCCTCCGTTGATTCAAACCACCGTGCATCGTTTGATTCGTCCACTCCCGCCGCCGGATCCGTTTCCAGAGGTCGATTTTGAGGAAGGTGACGTCATCGACGCTGCATATAGAGGTGGCTGGTGGTCCGGTTCGGTGATTAAAGTGTTGGGAAATCGTCGTTTCTTGGTGTATCTCAGATTCGAACCTGATGTAATCGAGATTGAACGGAAAGATCTGCGTCCACATTTGGTTTGGAAAGGTGATGAGTGGTTCCGATGCGAGAAACAA caaTTGATTGGGTCAGATTTTAGCGCTGGGAAGTCTGTAGAAGCGAGAACTAAGGTGGCCCATTTGGGGGATGTTTGGGCTCCGGCTATAGCCATTAAGGAGAACGACGATGGGAAATTACTGGTGAAGTTGAAGGCTTCGAGTGATGAAAAGGTCGACTGCGACAAGATTAGCCTTCCTTATTCCAAAATCCGACCTTCACCACCGCCTTGTGGGTTGAAAGATTACAAATTGATGGAGAATGTGGATGCGCTTATCGAGTCTGGTTGGTGTCCGGGTGTTGTTAGTAAAGTTCTTTCTGGGAAGAGTTACGCAGTGATTTTGGGGCCAAACAAGGAGACCAAGGAGTTTAGCCTTTTGCAGTTAAGACCTTCTATAGAATGGAAAGATGGAGTTTGgcataaagaagaaaag GTTTCAGATAGCGAAGAGAGTTCCCATgcagttgaagaagaaacagctGCTTCAACCCGCATAAGGGTAACTGTTCGAACTGCCTTGAAAGAGAAAACAGCTTTGGCTACAGGAAGGGCGACACGCACTTCTAACGCTGCTATGCAGAATCCTCCTCCTGCCTCTTCCAATGTTGAAGAGGCTGGTAGAGTATCTGTCACTGTTACTGAAGTACCGCACTCCGAAACTGTTGAT TTACCTAGAGAATTAGGGAGTAATTTGGCTGATGTTGTGATGAATGAGAACACTCCAGTCACAAGCCAACCGGAGATACCAGCAA CTACTCTGACGAAACCAGCAGtcaaaacacaaggaaaaacATCTCCGAGGAAGAAACTTCAGGCAATGAAGAATCAAAATGGCTCTCCAAAG GCACCTGAGgagacaaaaaacaaagagagtgtTAATAAGAGGAAAAGAGGACAGCCACGTAAGTTCATAAGCACAGACCCTAAGCAGAAGACTG GTGTGGCTGGTAATGGTTTAAAGGCTTCGGCTATTGAACTTTCCTATATGTCTGATGATAATAGGCCTCTCGCTTCATGGATCCACGGTGGAAATTCATCATCGG GGCAATCCGTATCTCCGACTCCTGATCCAGGTCTTAATTCTGTTGTGGAAAAGCATGTCGATGTTGTGGAAACTCCCCCAGCGAGCGAGTCCACAATGGCTCTGCCATTTGTAAAGAAGTCACCGCTTTGGGAAGTCCTTGAATCAATGGAGGTCTTCAAAGCAGTGCCACAGTATCCACATTTCAGTCCACTGCTAGAGAGCGAAGAAGAGTTTCGTGAAGGAGACGCCATTGGTACAATGGTGAAGTTCACTGCGCTGTTAGAGAAAGTCAACAATCTACAAGTCGACGATCCTATAAGCTCGATTAACAGGATCGACGAGTGTTTTCTCAAGCTAGAGAAATACGGATTCAATGTTACAACGCATCGGTCTCGGATCTCCAAGCTTTTGTTCATTAAAGAAAGCCAGACATCGGCGTTGGAAGAGTTAAAAGCTGTTGAGGAAAAGATCACAGAGAAtgacaacaaaagaaggaaGTATGAACAAGATATTGTTGAATTGCAGAGACAAGAAGTGTTGATGAAGGAAGCTAAAGTGGCACTAGACAAGGAGATAGCTCTGATGCAGTCTCATGCCGAGGTTCTTGACCTAAAGGTTCAGAATGTAGACCAGGAGTTTCGTGCAATTGTCCCTGCCCCATGGAAATAA
- the LOC104699649 gene encoding DUF724 domain-containing protein 7-like isoform X1, with protein MLITTGRKEKLSISKGSEIEVSSCEYVTGTVWYRVMLEENLAKSKRKKLSVRHLDPLPLLKQDYSPPLIQTTVHRLIRPLPPPDPFPEVDFEEGDVIDAAYRGGWWSGSVIKVLGNRRFLVYLRFEPDVIEIERKDLRPHLVWKGDEWFRCEKQQLIGSDFSAGKSVEARTKVAHLGDVWAPAIAIKENDDGKLLVKLKASSDEKVDCDKISLPYSKIRPSPPPCGLKDYKLMENVDALIESGWCPGVVSKVLSGKSYAVILGPNKETKEFSLLQLRPSIEWKDGVWHKEEKVSDSEESSHAVEEETAASTRIRVTVRTALKEKTALATGRATRTSNAAMQNPPPASSNVEEAGRVSVTVTEVPHSETVDLPRELGSNLADVVMNENTPVTSQPEIPATKEFYSSVVLGIAAATLTKPAVKTQGKTSPRKKLQAMKNQNGSPKAPEETKNKESVNKRKRGQPRKFISTDPKQKTGVAGNGLKASAIELSYMSDDNRPLASWIHGGNSSSGQSVSPTPDPGLNSVVEKHVDVVETPPASESTMALPFVKKSPLWEVLESMEVFKAVPQYPHFSPLLESEEEFREGDAIGTMVKFTALLEKVNNLQVDDPISSINRIDECFLKLEKYGFNVTTHRSRISKLLFIKESQTSALEELKAVEEKITENDNKRRKYEQDIVELQRQEVLMKEAKVALDKEIALMQSHAEVLDLKVQNVDQEFRAIVPAPWK; from the exons ATGTTGATAACTAcgggaagaaaagagaaattgtCCATTTCTAAAGGTTCTGAAATTGAGGTCTCGTCTTGCGAGTATGTTACTGGGACTGTATGGTATCGTGTCATGCTTGAAGAGAATCTAGCTAAATCGAAGCGGAAGAAGCTCTCTGTTCGTCACTTGGATCCTCTCCCTCTCCTCAAGCAAGACTACTCTCCTCCGTTGATTCAAACCACCGTGCATCGTTTGATTCGTCCACTCCCGCCGCCGGATCCGTTTCCAGAGGTCGATTTTGAGGAAGGTGACGTCATCGACGCTGCATATAGAGGTGGCTGGTGGTCCGGTTCGGTGATTAAAGTGTTGGGAAATCGTCGTTTCTTGGTGTATCTCAGATTCGAACCTGATGTAATCGAGATTGAACGGAAAGATCTGCGTCCACATTTGGTTTGGAAAGGTGATGAGTGGTTCCGATGCGAGAAACAA caaTTGATTGGGTCAGATTTTAGCGCTGGGAAGTCTGTAGAAGCGAGAACTAAGGTGGCCCATTTGGGGGATGTTTGGGCTCCGGCTATAGCCATTAAGGAGAACGACGATGGGAAATTACTGGTGAAGTTGAAGGCTTCGAGTGATGAAAAGGTCGACTGCGACAAGATTAGCCTTCCTTATTCCAAAATCCGACCTTCACCACCGCCTTGTGGGTTGAAAGATTACAAATTGATGGAGAATGTGGATGCGCTTATCGAGTCTGGTTGGTGTCCGGGTGTTGTTAGTAAAGTTCTTTCTGGGAAGAGTTACGCAGTGATTTTGGGGCCAAACAAGGAGACCAAGGAGTTTAGCCTTTTGCAGTTAAGACCTTCTATAGAATGGAAAGATGGAGTTTGgcataaagaagaaaag GTTTCAGATAGCGAAGAGAGTTCCCATgcagttgaagaagaaacagctGCTTCAACCCGCATAAGGGTAACTGTTCGAACTGCCTTGAAAGAGAAAACAGCTTTGGCTACAGGAAGGGCGACACGCACTTCTAACGCTGCTATGCAGAATCCTCCTCCTGCCTCTTCCAATGTTGAAGAGGCTGGTAGAGTATCTGTCACTGTTACTGAAGTACCGCACTCCGAAACTGTTGAT TTACCTAGAGAATTAGGGAGTAATTTGGCTGATGTTGTGATGAATGAGAACACTCCAGTCACAAGCCAACCGGAGATACCAGCAA CAAAAGAGTTTTACTCATCGGTGGTCCTGGGCATAGCTGCAGCTACTCTGACGAAACCAGCAGtcaaaacacaaggaaaaacATCTCCGAGGAAGAAACTTCAGGCAATGAAGAATCAAAATGGCTCTCCAAAG GCACCTGAGgagacaaaaaacaaagagagtgtTAATAAGAGGAAAAGAGGACAGCCACGTAAGTTCATAAGCACAGACCCTAAGCAGAAGACTG GTGTGGCTGGTAATGGTTTAAAGGCTTCGGCTATTGAACTTTCCTATATGTCTGATGATAATAGGCCTCTCGCTTCATGGATCCACGGTGGAAATTCATCATCGG GGCAATCCGTATCTCCGACTCCTGATCCAGGTCTTAATTCTGTTGTGGAAAAGCATGTCGATGTTGTGGAAACTCCCCCAGCGAGCGAGTCCACAATGGCTCTGCCATTTGTAAAGAAGTCACCGCTTTGGGAAGTCCTTGAATCAATGGAGGTCTTCAAAGCAGTGCCACAGTATCCACATTTCAGTCCACTGCTAGAGAGCGAAGAAGAGTTTCGTGAAGGAGACGCCATTGGTACAATGGTGAAGTTCACTGCGCTGTTAGAGAAAGTCAACAATCTACAAGTCGACGATCCTATAAGCTCGATTAACAGGATCGACGAGTGTTTTCTCAAGCTAGAGAAATACGGATTCAATGTTACAACGCATCGGTCTCGGATCTCCAAGCTTTTGTTCATTAAAGAAAGCCAGACATCGGCGTTGGAAGAGTTAAAAGCTGTTGAGGAAAAGATCACAGAGAAtgacaacaaaagaaggaaGTATGAACAAGATATTGTTGAATTGCAGAGACAAGAAGTGTTGATGAAGGAAGCTAAAGTGGCACTAGACAAGGAGATAGCTCTGATGCAGTCTCATGCCGAGGTTCTTGACCTAAAGGTTCAGAATGTAGACCAGGAGTTTCGTGCAATTGTCCCTGCCCCATGGAAATAA